From the genome of Clostridium sp. BNL1100, one region includes:
- a CDS encoding beta-L-arabinofuranosidase domain-containing protein translates to MSQVKLIDPYLVNAFKKEIEYLESFDCDKLLSCFYKTKGLAPKAKNYHGWEDTEIRGHTMGHYLTALAQAYSATNDSKIYERLQYLLKELSLCQFESGYLSAFPEEFFDRVENRKPVWVPWYTMHKIITGLISVYKLTKIETALNIVSGLGDWVFSRTDKWTPEIHANVLAVEYGGMNDCLYELYKITGNEKHSAAAHMFDEIELFKEIHDGKDILNNRHANTTIPKFLGALNRFLAIGEEEQFYLDTCKEFWSIVTNNHSYVTGGNSEWEHFGEPNILDAERTSTNCETCNTYNMLKMTRVLFKITGDKKYADFYENTFINAILSSQNPDTGMTMYFQPMATGYFKVYSKPFEHFWCCTGTGMENFTKLNNSIYFHEEDRLYVNMYYSTLLNWEEKCVRITQNSDIPGTDRASFIIEAETETEFTLCLRIPTWAKDVNINVNKNPSLFTEERGYALINRTWKDNDTVEINFKIEPELVSLPDNPNAVAFTYGPVVLSAGLGTDKMEKSTTGIMVRIPSKHVEIKDYLVIINQSIDTWKKDIALNLEKAEGKLEFRLKGTDEDERLVFTPHYRQHSQRYGIYWVLVQDGSDDLNKYIEQKKQVERIKEAEIDNIQIGNDQYELSHDIKGQYTESGDRDGFHYRFAKENGWFSYNLKVRNDDNSFLQINYMPADCRESFDILINDTLLLREVIGETPWNKTVSKVYPISKELIGENDFVTVKFMASAHEATARVVDIIRTIKEV, encoded by the coding sequence ATGTCACAGGTGAAGCTTATTGATCCCTATTTGGTAAATGCATTCAAAAAGGAAATAGAGTATCTGGAATCCTTTGACTGCGACAAATTATTATCCTGTTTTTATAAAACAAAAGGCCTTGCACCTAAAGCGAAAAACTACCATGGATGGGAGGATACCGAGATCAGAGGTCACACCATGGGCCACTATCTGACGGCTTTGGCACAAGCTTATTCTGCTACTAATGATAGCAAAATTTATGAACGGCTGCAATATTTGCTGAAGGAGCTCTCTTTGTGCCAATTCGAAAGCGGTTACCTTTCTGCATTTCCAGAGGAGTTTTTTGACAGGGTTGAAAACAGGAAACCTGTGTGGGTGCCGTGGTATACAATGCATAAAATAATTACAGGATTAATATCTGTTTATAAACTCACTAAAATAGAAACAGCATTAAATATTGTTTCCGGGCTTGGAGACTGGGTATTTAGCAGAACTGACAAATGGACACCTGAAATACATGCAAACGTTTTGGCTGTAGAATACGGCGGTATGAACGATTGTTTGTATGAGCTTTATAAGATAACCGGCAATGAAAAACACAGTGCTGCTGCACATATGTTTGATGAAATAGAGCTTTTCAAGGAAATTCATGACGGAAAAGATATACTTAATAACAGACATGCAAATACTACAATACCAAAATTCCTAGGTGCTTTGAACCGTTTTCTGGCTATTGGAGAAGAGGAGCAGTTTTACCTGGATACATGCAAAGAATTCTGGAGTATTGTAACAAATAACCATAGCTATGTTACCGGCGGCAACAGTGAATGGGAACATTTCGGCGAACCCAATATCCTGGATGCAGAGCGTACTTCAACCAATTGTGAAACCTGTAATACATACAATATGCTTAAAATGACAAGAGTACTGTTTAAAATTACCGGGGATAAAAAATATGCCGATTTTTACGAAAATACTTTTATCAATGCAATATTATCCTCACAAAACCCGGATACCGGAATGACAATGTACTTTCAACCTATGGCAACAGGTTATTTTAAGGTTTATAGTAAACCTTTCGAGCATTTTTGGTGCTGTACAGGGACGGGTATGGAAAATTTCACTAAATTGAATAACAGCATATATTTTCATGAAGAAGATAGGTTATACGTTAATATGTATTATTCCACGCTGTTAAATTGGGAGGAAAAGTGTGTAAGGATTACTCAAAATTCTGACATACCCGGTACTGACAGAGCAAGTTTTATAATCGAAGCAGAAACTGAAACAGAGTTCACATTATGTTTGCGTATTCCTACTTGGGCAAAGGATGTAAATATTAATGTAAATAAAAATCCTAGCTTATTCACAGAAGAAAGAGGTTATGCACTTATCAATCGTACTTGGAAAGATAATGATACTGTTGAAATCAATTTTAAAATTGAACCCGAATTGGTATCTTTACCCGATAATCCAAATGCAGTTGCATTTACTTACGGTCCTGTAGTATTAAGTGCAGGCCTTGGAACAGATAAAATGGAAAAGTCAACTACCGGTATCATGGTAAGAATACCAAGCAAGCACGTGGAAATAAAAGACTATTTAGTTATTATAAATCAAAGCATAGATACATGGAAAAAGGATATCGCATTAAATCTGGAAAAAGCTGAGGGCAAGTTGGAATTCAGGTTAAAAGGTACCGATGAAGATGAAAGGCTAGTATTTACTCCTCATTACAGACAGCATAGCCAGAGATACGGAATATACTGGGTTCTTGTTCAGGATGGCTCAGATGATCTGAACAAGTACATTGAACAAAAGAAACAAGTTGAACGAATCAAAGAGGCAGAGATTGACAATATACAGATTGGCAATGACCAATATGAACTGTCCCATGATATTAAGGGTCAATATACCGAGTCAGGCGATAGGGATGGATTCCATTATAGATTTGCAAAAGAGAATGGCTGGTTTAGCTACAATTTAAAAGTAAGAAATGATGATAATTCTTTTCTGCAAATCAATTATATGCCGGCAGACTGCAGAGAAAGTTTTGATATATTGATTAATGATACCCTGCTTTTACGGGAAGTTATAGGAGAAACACCTTGGAATAAAACAGTTTCTAAAGTATACCCTATTTCGAAGGAATTGATTGGGGAAAATGATTTTGTTACAGTTAAGTTCATGGCTTCAGCACACGAAGCAACTGCAAGGGTAGTTGATATTATCCGTACAATAAAAGAAGTGTAA
- a CDS encoding AraC family transcriptional regulator — MTCYEFSLETPLKYDLTGKFQAPSYEWMHFTRYMQNFELIVVTEGMAYLQLDNQFFDIGKGEFLLFPPSSRQSGYKNSSCAFYWLHFSYENPYRKISFDQIPRDMPDEKIYIPQYGKTTNLEKIIVIMKHLQDSVRSYHNKLQNNYLSTAVLCELFCQFLENNTPQNSDMKKKQLFNDIQDYIKWHRNTDIRVSEIAAHFGYNRRYLSEFFKNISGFSLKQYIIQEKIDLAKYLLCETNDNISGIAYSVGFNDNHSFMKVFKKAVGLTPTQYRNAYSKRLLFYK, encoded by the coding sequence ATGACATGCTATGAATTTTCACTTGAGACCCCATTAAAATACGATTTAACAGGCAAGTTTCAAGCTCCATCTTATGAATGGATGCACTTTACAAGGTACATGCAGAATTTTGAACTTATTGTTGTTACAGAAGGTATGGCTTATTTACAGTTGGACAATCAGTTCTTTGATATAGGCAAGGGTGAATTTCTGCTCTTTCCGCCGTCTTCCAGGCAATCAGGCTATAAAAACAGCAGCTGTGCTTTTTATTGGCTGCACTTTTCATATGAAAATCCATACCGTAAAATATCTTTCGATCAAATTCCGAGGGATATGCCGGATGAAAAAATATATATTCCCCAATATGGCAAAACAACAAACCTTGAGAAGATTATAGTTATTATGAAGCACCTTCAGGACAGTGTCAGAAGCTACCACAACAAGCTTCAGAACAATTATCTGAGTACAGCCGTTCTATGTGAATTGTTTTGCCAATTCTTGGAAAACAATACTCCTCAAAATTCGGACATGAAGAAAAAGCAGCTGTTTAATGATATACAAGATTATATAAAATGGCATCGAAATACTGATATAAGGGTATCAGAAATAGCAGCACATTTTGGATATAACAGGAGATACCTATCTGAATTTTTCAAAAATATTTCAGGCTTCTCCCTTAAGCAGTATATAATTCAGGAAAAAATCGACCTTGCCAAATATTTGCTGTGCGAGACAAACGATAATATAAGTGGCATAGCTTACAGTGTAGGGTTTAATGACAACCATAGTTTCATGAAGGTATTCAAGAAGGCAGTAGGACTTACACCGACACAATACCGGAATGCATACTCAAAAAGGTTATTGTTTTATAAATAG